Proteins encoded within one genomic window of Thioploca ingrica:
- a CDS encoding virulence-associated protein produces MLTKIIINGNSQTIQIPKELQFQRLDIDYEMIREKDALVIRPARRKLTDVLNRFAAFSPDFMTEGRPNQNEQKREAL; encoded by the coding sequence ATGCTGACTAAAATTATTATTAACGGGAATTCTCAAACGATACAAATTCCCAAAGAACTACAATTTCAACGCTTAGACATTGACTATGAAATGATTCGTGAGAAGGATGCTCTGGTCATTCGCCCAGCACGGCGAAAACTGACTGATGTACTTAACCGTTTTGCAGCCTTTAGCCCAGATTTTATGACCGAGGGTCGACCCAATCAAAATGAGCAGAAACGAGAAGCACTGTGA
- a CDS encoding XRE family transcriptional regulator — MKSLRAKARKPTHPGAILREDVLPELHLTQTEFAKQLHLSRYVVSEIIHERRAITPDIAIRLARFLGTTASSWLNMQQAVDLWELEQHRKEEYDLIPQSPRRLAR; from the coding sequence ATGAAGTCATTACGTGCTAAAGCGAGAAAACCAACCCATCCAGGTGCCATTTTGAGAGAAGATGTTTTGCCGGAACTTCACCTCACCCAAACAGAATTCGCTAAACAACTACACCTCTCTCGATACGTTGTTTCAGAGATTATTCATGAACGTCGGGCTATTACCCCGGATATTGCTATTCGGTTAGCTCGTTTCTTAGGCACCACGGCCAGTAGTTGGCTAAACATGCAACAAGCGGTAGACCTATGGGAATTAGAACAACACCGGAAAGAGGAATACGATTTAATCCCCCAAAGTCCGCGTCGGTTAGCTAGGTAG
- a CDS encoding plasmid maintenance system killer protein codes for MIKSFKHKGLKQFFCNDKKNLLNPQQCDRISRLLDRLEAAEIIEDMNLPSYGLHQLTGDKKNRWSVKVSGNWRITFRFEEGQAYEVDLEDYH; via the coding sequence ATGATTAAAAGCTTCAAACATAAAGGCTTAAAACAATTCTTTTGTAATGATAAGAAGAATCTGCTCAATCCTCAACAGTGTGACCGTATCAGCCGGTTATTAGATAGACTGGAGGCTGCGGAAATCATAGAAGATATGAATTTACCAAGTTATGGATTACATCAACTCACTGGCGATAAAAAAAACCGCTGGAGTGTTAAAGTATCTGGCAATTGGCGAATAACTTTTCGGTTTGAAGAGGGACAGGCTTACGAAGTCGATTTAGAGGATTACCATTAA
- a CDS encoding putative virulence-associated protein C codes for MKYMLDTNICIYLLKQRPPQVAMRFAECYEGEVVISTVTLAELRYGVRCCPPETRAQNEAALNALLEVIPAIPFDEQSANQYAEVRYATREKKSDTLDKLIAAQAVALDVVLVTNNEADFQRYPGVKIENWTKEQ; via the coding sequence GTGAAGTACATGTTGGATACGAATATTTGCATTTATTTGCTAAAACAACGACCACCCCAAGTTGCCATGCGCTTTGCTGAATGCTACGAAGGTGAGGTAGTGATCTCGACAGTGACTCTGGCAGAATTGCGTTATGGCGTGCGCTGTTGCCCACCGGAAACTCGTGCTCAAAACGAAGCGGCACTGAATGCTTTATTAGAGGTGATTCCAGCAATACCTTTTGATGAGCAATCGGCAAATCAATATGCCGAAGTGCGCTATGCGACCCGAGAAAAAAAGTCTGACACGTTGGACAAGTTAATTGCTGCACAAGCTGTGGCTTTAGATGTGGTATTGGTAACCAATAATGAGGCTGATTTTCAACGCTATCCAGGAGTAAAGATAGAAAATTGGACGAAAGAGCAATGA
- a CDS encoding PilT protein domain-containing protein, producing the protein MPAVQQHHLSFWDAMLWAVAQQAGVTLLLSEDCQHNRVLEEMRFYNPFLEKEFNLDLI; encoded by the coding sequence ATGCCGGCGGTACAACAACATCATCTATCCTTTTGGGATGCCATGCTGTGGGCAGTTGCCCAACAAGCCGGTGTGACTTTGTTATTAAGTGAAGACTGTCAACATAACCGAGTGCTAGAAGAGATGCGGTTTTATAATCCCTTTCTCGAAAAAGAATTTAACTTGGATTTGATTTAG